One region of Roseovarius faecimaris genomic DNA includes:
- the argF gene encoding ornithine carbamoyltransferase, which yields MTHFLDIHKTDPADLRSIIDTARAMKSARDGRSRGAADDEQPLKGRMVALIFEKPSTRTRVSFDVGVRQMGGETMLLSGADMQLGHGETIADTARVMSRYVDLIMIRTFDESVLLEMAEYADVPVINGLTDRTHPCQIMADVMTYEEHRGPIKGKKVVWSGDGNNVCASFLHAAGQFGFDFTFTGPTQLDPEDEFMGLARKAGSRVTIERDPVKAVEGADLVVTDTWVSMHDSQSTKERRHNMLRPYQVNEELMSHAKPDALFMHCLPAHREDEATSAVMDGPHSVIFDEAENRLHAQKAIMRWCLGV from the coding sequence ATGACGCATTTCCTCGACATACACAAAACCGACCCTGCCGACCTGCGGAGCATCATCGACACGGCCCGCGCGATGAAATCCGCACGCGACGGGCGCAGCCGGGGTGCAGCGGATGATGAGCAGCCGCTCAAAGGCCGCATGGTTGCGCTGATCTTCGAGAAACCGTCGACCCGTACGCGCGTCAGCTTTGACGTGGGCGTGCGCCAGATGGGCGGGGAGACGATGCTGCTTTCGGGCGCGGACATGCAGCTCGGCCATGGTGAGACGATCGCCGATACCGCCCGCGTGATGAGCCGCTATGTCGACCTGATCATGATCCGCACCTTTGACGAAAGCGTGCTTCTGGAAATGGCCGAATATGCCGATGTGCCGGTGATCAACGGCCTCACTGACCGCACCCACCCCTGTCAGATCATGGCCGATGTGATGACTTATGAGGAGCATCGCGGACCGATCAAGGGCAAGAAGGTTGTCTGGTCGGGGGACGGCAACAATGTGTGCGCCTCTTTCCTGCACGCCGCAGGGCAGTTCGGCTTCGATTTCACCTTTACCGGCCCAACGCAGCTTGATCCCGAGGATGAGTTCATGGGGCTGGCGCGCAAGGCCGGAAGCCGCGTGACCATCGAGCGTGATCCGGTCAAGGCGGTGGAAGGAGCTGACCTTGTCGTCACCGACACCTGGGTTTCCATGCATGACAGCCAGTCCACCAAGGAACGGCGTCACAACATGCTGCGCCCCTATCAGGTGAACGAAGAGCTGATGTCGCATGCCAAGCCGGACGCGCTGTTCATGCATTGCCTGCCCGCGCATCGCGAGGATGAGGCCACAAGTGCGGTGATGGACGGGCCGCATTCGGTGATCTTCGACGAGGCCGAGAACCGCCTGCATGCGCAAAAGGCGATCATGCGCTGGTGCCTCGGCGTCTGA
- the napH gene encoding quinol dehydrogenase ferredoxin subunit NapH yields MSKEALLVGQEAIARKGWIGAHRFLLLRRASQLGFLALFVAGPWFGLWIVEGTLAGSLTLGTLPLTDPLVFLQSLVAGHWPEMTAIIGALIVVAAYALLGGRTYCSWVCPINPVTDAANWLHRRLNLPKGWQPKRSTRLWVLAAALIVSAITGTIAWEVVNPVTMLHRGILFGMGFTWAMVLAIFLFDTLMARHGWCGHLCPVGAFYGLVGSKSVVRVSAKARAACDDCMDCYAVCPEMHVISPALKGKDGDTPLILAPDCTNCGRCIDVCSENVFSFTHRFDDTLAEPSDHHTPAPDPQTA; encoded by the coding sequence ATGAGCAAAGAAGCGCTCCTCGTCGGCCAGGAGGCCATCGCTCGCAAGGGCTGGATCGGCGCGCATCGCTTTTTGCTGCTGCGCCGGGCGAGCCAGCTCGGTTTTCTCGCCTTGTTCGTGGCAGGTCCATGGTTCGGCCTCTGGATCGTCGAAGGAACGCTTGCGGGGTCGCTGACCCTGGGCACCTTGCCGCTGACCGATCCGCTGGTGTTTCTGCAAAGCCTCGTCGCGGGTCACTGGCCCGAGATGACGGCAATCATCGGCGCGCTGATCGTGGTGGCGGCCTATGCGCTGCTGGGAGGGCGCACCTATTGCTCCTGGGTCTGCCCGATCAACCCGGTCACGGATGCGGCCAACTGGCTGCACCGCCGCCTGAACCTGCCCAAAGGCTGGCAACCCAAGCGCAGTACGCGGCTCTGGGTGCTGGCGGCAGCGCTGATCGTCTCGGCGATCACCGGGACCATCGCCTGGGAGGTGGTCAACCCGGTGACGATGCTGCATCGGGGTATTCTGTTTGGCATGGGGTTCACCTGGGCCATGGTGCTGGCGATTTTCCTGTTTGATACACTGATGGCGCGCCACGGATGGTGCGGGCATCTGTGCCCTGTCGGGGCCTTCTATGGCCTCGTTGGCAGCAAAAGCGTGGTCCGGGTCAGCGCCAAGGCCCGCGCCGCCTGCGACGACTGCATGGATTGCTATGCCGTCTGCCCGGAAATGCATGTGATCAGCCCGGCCCTGAAGGGCAAAGATGGTGACACACCGCTGATCCTTGCGCCGGATTGCACCAATTGCGGCCGCTGCATCGATGTGTGCAGCGAGAATGTTTTCTCTTTCACTCACCGGTTCGACGACACACTCGCCGAGCCATCCGATCACCACACACCAGCGCCGGATCCCCAAACCGCATGA
- a CDS encoding NapC/NirT family cytochrome c: MADSPENRGRLRRLWDWFWGPVAALSVGFTLITGFLAGILFWGGFHWTLEMTNSEEFCVSCHTMETNLGEYRETVHYNNDSGVRAVCADCHVPKEWDHKVKAKIMAVKDVYHEAIGSISTREKYEDRRLHMASIVWTKMKKSDSRECRNCHSFEYMDFTLQEDRAANEHQRALDEGMTCIDCHQGIAHKLPEGYQEEYNKILEAYDAERGKDLDAASLPGNDIQSYLDNNSQ, from the coding sequence ATGGCCGATTCGCCTGAAAACCGTGGCCGACTTCGCCGCCTCTGGGACTGGTTCTGGGGCCCTGTGGCCGCGCTGAGCGTTGGCTTCACCCTGATTACGGGCTTTCTCGCCGGGATCCTGTTCTGGGGTGGCTTCCACTGGACGCTGGAAATGACCAACTCCGAAGAATTCTGTGTCTCGTGCCACACGATGGAGACCAATCTGGGCGAGTACCGCGAGACCGTCCACTACAACAATGATTCCGGGGTGCGGGCCGTCTGCGCCGACTGTCACGTACCAAAAGAGTGGGATCACAAGGTCAAGGCCAAGATCATGGCCGTGAAAGACGTGTATCACGAAGCCATCGGCAGCATCTCGACCCGCGAGAAATATGAGGACCGCAGGTTGCATATGGCCTCAATCGTCTGGACGAAGATGAAAAAATCCGACAGCCGCGAATGCCGCAACTGCCACAGTTTCGAATATATGGACTTCACGCTTCAGGAAGATCGCGCCGCGAATGAGCACCAGCGCGCGCTGGATGAGGGCATGACCTGCATCGACTGCCATCAGGGCATCGCCCATAAACTTCCTGAGGGCTATCAGGAGGAATACAACAAGATCCTGGAAGCCTATGACGCAGAGCGGGGCAAGGATCTCGACGCCGCAAGCCTTCCGGGCAATGACATCCAGTCCTACCTGGACAACAACAGCCAATAG
- the gndA gene encoding NADP-dependent phosphogluconate dehydrogenase: MSTAQIGVYGLGTMGSALALNMAEHGFDVAVTNRETEWIAPFMAEAGDLAAKLHPHDELEAFVQGLTTPRVILFMIPSGKPMDMMIDAVTPLLEPGDTIIDGGNANFHDTRRRAAALAERDLHFVGMGVSGGEAGARHGPSMMVGGTSHSWAQLGPILRAIAATFEGDPCVDHLGPDGAGHFVKTVHNGIEYAEMQVIAEIYGLLRNGAAWTPQEIGQMFSEWDRGPLKSYLIEITGKALQYDDPKTGHPMVDVIKDAAGQKGTGRWTVVEAVRLGQSANLIEAAVGARSWSSEKDTRQVAEAILGGARGGIALGSGTMADAFTAARILGYAQGFRLLEAAADEYDWPLDYARIAEIWRAGCIIRSAMLDDISAAFRGDLPAGQLILSEHFAQRLAACIPALREVVAAAVTGGHAVPALGAALSWYDTMRQGFGTANIIQAQRDFFGHHGFERLGEEGKHHGPWWE; encoded by the coding sequence ATGAGCACAGCACAGATCGGCGTGTACGGGCTTGGCACGATGGGCAGCGCATTGGCACTGAACATGGCCGAGCACGGGTTTGACGTCGCCGTTACCAACCGCGAGACGGAGTGGATTGCGCCCTTCATGGCCGAAGCGGGTGATCTGGCCGCGAAGCTGCACCCTCATGATGAACTGGAGGCATTCGTGCAGGGGCTGACGACCCCCCGTGTGATCCTCTTCATGATCCCCTCGGGCAAGCCGATGGACATGATGATCGACGCCGTCACCCCCCTGCTTGAGCCGGGCGACACGATCATTGACGGCGGCAACGCCAATTTTCATGACACCCGCCGCCGCGCCGCCGCCCTTGCCGAACGGGACCTGCATTTTGTCGGCATGGGGGTCTCGGGCGGCGAGGCGGGCGCGCGGCATGGACCGTCGATGATGGTAGGAGGAACGTCGCATAGCTGGGCGCAGCTCGGCCCGATCCTGCGCGCCATTGCCGCGACCTTCGAGGGCGATCCCTGTGTCGATCACCTTGGCCCGGACGGGGCGGGGCATTTCGTCAAAACCGTGCATAACGGCATCGAATATGCCGAGATGCAGGTGATTGCAGAGATTTATGGCCTGTTGCGCAATGGCGCGGCCTGGACGCCACAGGAAATCGGCCAGATGTTTTCCGAATGGGACCGCGGACCGCTGAAATCCTACCTGATCGAGATCACGGGCAAGGCGCTGCAATATGACGACCCGAAAACAGGGCATCCGATGGTCGATGTGATCAAGGATGCCGCAGGTCAGAAGGGCACTGGGCGCTGGACGGTCGTAGAAGCGGTGCGCCTCGGACAGTCGGCCAACTTGATCGAGGCCGCCGTGGGCGCGCGCAGCTGGTCCTCGGAGAAGGACACGCGTCAGGTGGCCGAAGCCATCCTTGGCGGTGCGCGCGGCGGCATTGCATTGGGCTCGGGCACTATGGCTGACGCCTTCACCGCGGCCCGCATCCTGGGTTATGCGCAGGGCTTTCGACTGCTTGAAGCCGCGGCGGATGAGTATGACTGGCCGCTCGACTACGCGCGTATCGCCGAGATCTGGCGCGCGGGATGTATCATCCGGTCAGCGATGCTTGACGACATATCCGCAGCGTTCCGTGGTGATCTGCCCGCCGGTCAGCTTATCCTGTCAGAACATTTCGCCCAAAGGCTCGCAGCTTGCATCCCGGCGCTGCGCGAGGTTGTCGCTGCTGCGGTCACCGGAGGCCATGCGGTGCCTGCGCTCGGTGCAGCGCTGTCTTGGTATGACACGATGCGTCAGGGCTTTGGCACCGCCAATATCATCCAGGCGCAGCGAGATTTCTTCGGTCATCACGGCTTTGAGCGGCTGGGCGAAGAGGGCAAACATCACGGCCCCTGGTGGGAGTGA
- a CDS encoding nitrate reductase cytochrome c-type subunit, whose protein sequence is MTHKIKLGLAIAASALVCGSLAWAQSAGLSTLRGAEVSEPVAVDKIHDTIDDRMQRNYRQQPPLIPHSIDQYQIDLRTNQCLACHDWTKAGERNAPTLSMTHYLDREGNELDHIAGTRYFCNQCHVPQADAPALVENLFEPSVSR, encoded by the coding sequence ATGACACATAAAATCAAGTTGGGATTGGCAATCGCCGCATCCGCTCTCGTCTGCGGCTCTCTCGCATGGGCGCAATCCGCCGGTCTGAGCACCCTGCGGGGCGCAGAGGTGAGCGAGCCTGTGGCCGTCGACAAGATCCATGACACGATCGACGACCGGATGCAGCGTAACTATCGCCAGCAGCCGCCGCTGATCCCGCATTCGATCGACCAGTACCAGATTGACCTGCGTACCAACCAATGCCTGGCCTGTCATGACTGGACCAAGGCCGGAGAGCGCAACGCCCCCACCCTGTCGATGACCCATTATCTCGACCGGGAAGGCAACGAACTCGATCACATCGCCGGGACGCGGTACTTCTGCAATCAATGTCACGTGCCGCAGGCGGATGCGCCCGCGCTGGTTGAGAACCTCTTTGAGCCTTCCGTTTCCCGCTGA
- the napF gene encoding ferredoxin-type protein NapF, producing the protein MQRPPWTTEARVRESCTSCGDCIRACPEAILIPGPAGTPGLDFTRGECTFCADCANACGEDVFFDITEMPWTLTAEIGSACLLTQGVSCRACSDFCETEALRFDLRAGPVGAINVDAAACTGCGACVAACPVGTITVSPEEQPAKEPVA; encoded by the coding sequence GTGCAGCGCCCGCCTTGGACAACCGAAGCCCGTGTGCGCGAAAGCTGCACCTCCTGCGGCGATTGCATCCGCGCCTGCCCCGAAGCCATCCTCATTCCCGGTCCCGCAGGCACGCCCGGCCTGGATTTCACCCGCGGTGAATGCACGTTCTGCGCCGATTGCGCCAACGCCTGTGGCGAAGACGTCTTCTTTGACATCACCGAGATGCCCTGGACGCTGACCGCTGAAATCGGCAGCGCGTGCCTTTTGACCCAAGGGGTTTCCTGCCGCGCTTGCAGCGATTTCTGTGAGACCGAAGCGCTCCGCTTCGATCTGCGCGCCGGGCCTGTGGGCGCGATCAATGTCGATGCCGCGGCCTGCACCGGCTGTGGCGCCTGCGTCGCGGCCTGCCCTGTCGGCACCATCACCGTTTCCCCCGAAGAGCAACCTGCAAAGGAGCCCGTCGCATGA
- a CDS encoding chaperone NapD — protein MNICGCLIHIAPGQEAVARAAMETTPGVEIHAESEDGRFVIVVEDTEEKFASETIVALHKLPGMLSITLSFHHFEERADDPVRPIPQHPQTARGLTHDRI, from the coding sequence ATGAACATCTGCGGATGTCTGATCCACATCGCCCCCGGACAGGAGGCTGTCGCCCGCGCGGCGATGGAGACCACGCCGGGCGTTGAAATCCACGCCGAGAGCGAAGATGGCCGGTTTGTCATCGTCGTCGAGGACACGGAGGAGAAATTTGCCTCCGAGACCATTGTCGCCCTGCACAAGCTGCCGGGCATGCTCTCGATCACGCTGAGCTTCCATCATTTCGAGGAGCGCGCCGATGACCCGGTGCGCCCCATCCCCCAACACCCGCAAACAGCCAGAGGCCTGACCCATGACCGTATCTGA
- the napA gene encoding nitrate reductase catalytic subunit NapA, with amino-acid sequence MTVSESRRTFLKATAAATTAAAAGIPMATPTAATAQVQGIRWDKAACRFCGTGCSVLVGTKDGRVVATQGDPDAPVNRGLNCIKGYFLSKIMYGEDRLTKPLLRKSNGVYDKNGEFEEVSWDEAFDVMAAKWKEAMAKKGPTSVGMFGSGQWTVWEGYAAAKFMKAGLRSNNIDPNARHCMASAVAAFIRTFGIDEPMGCYDDLEHADTFVLWGSNMAEMHPILWSRLTDTRLTKPGCEVHVLSTFTHRSFELADNGMIFAPQTDLAILNYIANYIIQNGAVNEEFVKNHVNITKTATDIGYGLRPNNPLEQAAANPAHDGKHGKLTPITFEEYAEAVSEYTLEKVSELSGVPAEQLERLAKQYADPNRKVMSLWTMGFNQHTRGSWVNSLMYNVHLLTGKIAEPGNSPFSLTGQPSACGTAREVGTFAHRLPADMVVMNEEHRKICETAWNIPEGTIPGKPGFHAVLQHRKLKDGDLNAYWVQCTNNMQAAPNMNEEGLPGYRNPDNFITVSDPYPTVTAISADLILPTAMWVEKEGAYGNAERRTQFWRQQVKAPGEARSDVWQVMEFSKRFTVEEAWGEELIAKKPELAGKTLYEVLFTNGVVDKYPLSDTAEGFDNDESEHFGYYVQKGLFEEYADFGRGHAHDLAEFDVYHNARGLRWPVVDGKETLYRFREGYDPYVPEGAGVKFYGKKDGKANIIFAPYEPAAEVPDDEYDLWFCTGRVLEHWHSGSMTRRVPELHRAYPSAVLYMHPEDAKERGLRRGQEIAVTTRRGEIFTRVETRGRNKVPKGLVYMPWFDEGQLTNKLTLDATCPISKETDFKKCACKVTRA; translated from the coding sequence ATGACCGTATCTGAATCGCGCCGCACTTTCCTCAAGGCCACCGCCGCCGCCACCACCGCCGCCGCTGCTGGCATCCCCATGGCCACCCCCACCGCCGCCACGGCACAGGTTCAGGGCATCCGCTGGGACAAGGCTGCCTGCCGTTTCTGCGGAACAGGCTGCTCGGTTCTTGTGGGCACCAAGGACGGCCGCGTCGTGGCCACGCAGGGCGACCCGGATGCGCCGGTCAACCGCGGGCTCAACTGCATCAAGGGCTATTTCCTGTCCAAGATCATGTATGGCGAAGACCGCCTGACCAAGCCGCTCCTGCGCAAATCGAATGGCGTCTACGACAAGAACGGCGAGTTCGAGGAAGTCTCGTGGGACGAAGCCTTCGACGTGATGGCCGCCAAGTGGAAAGAGGCCATGGCCAAGAAAGGACCGACTTCGGTGGGTATGTTCGGCTCGGGCCAGTGGACCGTGTGGGAAGGCTATGCCGCCGCCAAGTTCATGAAGGCGGGGCTGCGGTCAAACAATATCGACCCCAACGCCCGGCATTGCATGGCCTCCGCAGTGGCCGCCTTTATCCGGACCTTCGGCATCGATGAGCCGATGGGCTGCTATGACGATCTTGAGCACGCGGACACCTTCGTGCTCTGGGGCTCCAACATGGCCGAAATGCACCCGATCCTGTGGTCGCGCCTGACCGACACGCGTCTGACCAAACCCGGTTGCGAGGTGCATGTGCTCTCGACCTTTACGCACCGGTCGTTTGAGCTGGCGGATAACGGCATGATCTTTGCCCCGCAAACCGACCTCGCGATCCTCAACTACATTGCCAATTACATCATCCAGAACGGTGCTGTGAACGAGGAGTTCGTCAAGAACCACGTCAACATCACCAAAACCGCCACCGATATCGGCTATGGCCTGCGCCCCAACAATCCGCTGGAGCAAGCAGCCGCCAACCCGGCCCATGATGGCAAGCATGGCAAGCTGACGCCGATCACGTTCGAGGAATATGCCGAAGCGGTCAGCGAATACACGCTCGAGAAGGTGTCGGAGCTGTCCGGCGTCCCGGCCGAGCAGCTGGAGCGGCTGGCCAAGCAATATGCCGATCCGAACCGCAAGGTGATGAGCCTCTGGACCATGGGCTTCAACCAGCACACACGCGGCTCTTGGGTCAACTCGCTGATGTACAACGTGCACCTGCTGACGGGCAAAATTGCCGAGCCGGGCAACTCGCCCTTCTCGCTGACCGGGCAGCCCTCGGCATGTGGCACCGCACGCGAGGTCGGCACCTTCGCCCACCGCCTGCCCGCCGACATGGTGGTGATGAACGAGGAGCACCGCAAGATTTGCGAGACCGCCTGGAACATCCCCGAAGGCACGATCCCAGGCAAGCCGGGCTTTCACGCCGTGCTGCAACACCGCAAGCTGAAAGATGGCGATCTGAATGCCTATTGGGTGCAATGCACCAACAACATGCAGGCCGCGCCCAACATGAACGAAGAGGGCCTGCCCGGCTATCGCAACCCCGACAACTTCATCACCGTGTCGGACCCCTATCCGACCGTCACCGCCATCTCGGCAGACCTGATCCTGCCCACCGCTATGTGGGTCGAGAAGGAAGGCGCCTATGGCAATGCCGAGCGGCGCACACAGTTCTGGCGCCAGCAGGTGAAAGCGCCGGGCGAAGCGCGCTCGGACGTGTGGCAGGTCATGGAGTTCTCCAAGCGCTTCACTGTCGAAGAAGCCTGGGGCGAGGAGTTGATCGCCAAGAAGCCGGAGCTTGCGGGCAAGACGCTCTATGAGGTGCTCTTTACCAATGGCGTGGTGGACAAGTACCCGTTGTCGGACACCGCCGAGGGCTTTGACAACGACGAATCCGAGCATTTTGGCTATTACGTGCAGAAGGGCCTGTTTGAGGAATATGCCGACTTTGGCCGGGGCCATGCGCATGACCTGGCGGAGTTTGACGTTTATCACAACGCGCGCGGGCTGCGCTGGCCAGTGGTGGACGGCAAGGAAACGCTCTATCGCTTCCGCGAAGGCTACGACCCGTATGTGCCCGAAGGCGCGGGCGTGAAGTTCTATGGCAAGAAGGATGGCAAGGCGAATATCATCTTTGCCCCCTACGAGCCTGCCGCCGAGGTGCCGGATGACGAATATGACCTGTGGTTCTGCACCGGGCGTGTGCTGGAGCATTGGCATTCGGGCTCGATGACGCGCCGTGTGCCAGAACTGCACCGCGCCTATCCGTCTGCCGTACTCTACATGCACCCCGAGGATGCGAAGGAGCGCGGGTTGCGCCGGGGCCAGGAGATCGCCGTGACCACGCGCCGTGGCGAGATCTTTACCCGGGTCGAGACGCGCGGACGCAACAAGGTGCCGAAGGGCCTCGTCTATATGCCGTGGTTCGACGAGGGGCAGCTGACCAACAAGCTGACGCTCGATGCCACCTGCCCGATCTCGAAGGAGACCGACTTCAAGAAATGCGCCTGCAAGGTGACGCGCGCCTGA
- the napG gene encoding ferredoxin-type protein NapG, which yields MSKPNAPSSAARRRFLTDTARAVGGCALAGTGLAYLVQDARALPAEALRPPGALPEEDFLAACIRCGLCVRDCPYDTLVLAELGEDGPATGTPYFTARDVPCEMCDDIPCVAACPTGALDPALDNIDDAKMGIAVLVDQENCLNVLGLRCDVCYRVCPVIDEAITLELSHNERSGHHAIFLPVVHADRCTGCGMCEKSCVLPEAAIKVLPQRLARAEAAEHYRKGWEEKDARGAPLVDGLIDLPDRLPGPGTDNLAAPGGFEPSFKLPEVSQ from the coding sequence ATGTCCAAGCCCAATGCACCCAGCTCTGCCGCCCGCCGCCGGTTCCTGACGGATACCGCGCGCGCGGTCGGCGGCTGCGCGCTCGCGGGGACGGGGCTGGCCTATCTTGTGCAGGATGCGCGGGCGCTGCCCGCCGAGGCGCTGCGCCCACCCGGCGCCTTGCCCGAGGAGGATTTCCTCGCCGCTTGCATCCGCTGCGGGCTGTGCGTGCGCGACTGCCCCTATGACACGCTGGTGCTGGCCGAACTGGGCGAGGATGGCCCGGCCACCGGCACGCCTTATTTCACCGCACGGGATGTGCCCTGCGAGATGTGTGATGATATCCCCTGCGTTGCCGCCTGCCCCACCGGGGCGCTCGACCCCGCGCTCGACAATATCGACGATGCCAAGATGGGCATCGCGGTTCTGGTGGATCAGGAAAACTGCCTGAATGTGCTCGGGCTGCGGTGCGATGTGTGTTACCGTGTCTGCCCGGTGATCGACGAAGCGATTACACTGGAGCTGTCGCATAACGAACGCTCCGGGCATCACGCGATCTTTTTGCCGGTGGTGCATGCGGACCGCTGCACCGGCTGCGGGATGTGCGAGAAAAGCTGTGTGCTGCCCGAGGCGGCGATCAAGGTCTTGCCGCAGCGGCTCGCCCGTGCCGAGGCGGCCGAGCATTACCGCAAAGGCTGGGAAGAAAAAGACGCCCGCGGTGCGCCGCTGGTGGATGGGCTTATTGACCTGCCTGACCGCTTGCCCGGCCCGGGCACTGACAACCTCGCCGCGCCCGGCGGCTTTGAGCCGAGCTTCAAACTGCCGGAGGTGAGCCAATGA